In Streptomyces sp. NBC_00683, the DNA window GCCGTGGTGCGTGCGTGCCCGGCGGCGGTGTTCGTACATCGCCGCCGTGTACACGTCGGCGGTGGCCGAGGCCGCCGTGTCCCAGCCGAACGACTGGGCGTGGGCGGCGGCCGCCGCGCCCATCCGGCCGACCAGCTCCGGACTCTCGGCGAACCGGCCCAGGGCCCGCGCGTACGCGTCCGGGTCGTGGCCCGGGATCAGGAAGCCGCTCACCTCGTCCCGCACAGCCACCGGAAGACCGCCGACCGCCGCCGCGATCACCGGCGTACCGGAGGCCTGGGCCTCTATGGCGACGAGCCCGAACGACTCGCTGTACGAGGGCATGACCAGCACGGACGCCGCCCGGAACCAGTCGGCGAGCTGGTCCTGCCCGACCGGCGGGTGGAAGCGCACGACATCGGCGATCCCCAGGCGCGCGGCCAGCTTCTGCAGGCCCTCCGGCTTGGCCAGCCCGCTGCCGCTGGGGCCGCCGACGACCGGCACGACGATGCGGGAGCGCAGCGAGGGCTCACGCTCAAGGAGTACGGCGACGGCGCGCAGCAGCACGTCGGGGGCCTTCAGCGGCTGGATGCGGCCGGCGAAGAGCGGGACCAGGGCGTCCTGCGGCAGTCCGAGGCGGGCCCGCGCGGCGGCGCGGCCGTCGGCGGGACTGAAACGGTCCAGGTTGACCCCAGGGTGGACGACGGCGACCGAGGCCGGGTCGGCCTCGTAGAAGCGGACGAGCTCGTCCGCTTCCTCCGCGGTGTTCGCGATGAGCCGGTCGGAGGCGTTCACGATCTGCGTCTCGCCGATGACCCGCGCGGCGGGCTCGGGGGTGTCACCCTCGGCGAGCGCGGCGTTCTTGACCTTCGCCATGGTGTGCATGGCGTGGACGAGGGGGACGCCCCAGCGCTGGGCGGCGAGCCAGCCGACCTGGCCGGAGAGCCAGTAGTGCGAGTGGACGAGGTCGTAGTGGCCGGGGCGCTGACCGGCCCAGGCCTGCATCACGCCGTGTGTGAAGGCGCAGAGCTGCGCGGGCAGCTCCTCCTTGGCCAGGCCCTCGTACGGCCCCGCGTCGACGTGCCGGACCAGGACGCCCGGTGCCAGTTCGACCGACGGGGGCAGGGCGCCCGTGGTGGCCCGGGTGAAGATCTCGACCTCGACGTTGATCGCGGCCAGGCGCTTGGCCAGCTCCACGATGTACACGTTCATGCCGCCCGCGTCGCCGGTGCCCGGCTGGTGCAGCGGGGAGGTGTGCACGGAGAGCATCGCGACACGCCGGGGCTTGCGGTGGCCACCGGAGAAGCCGCCGGGGAAGCGGATGCGGGGTGCCACACGGCTGTTGCCGAGCCGGGAGACGTACTGGCTCACGTGGGTCCGCTCCTCCTCGCTCGGGGCATCACGCGTCGGGGGCACACGGCCCCTCTCAAGTGGCAAAACAGCGGAACAAGGCCTTTCATTTCCACTTTGCCAAATGATTGCCATCCGACCGGCGCGGCCCGTGCCCGCCTGCCCTCCGACAGCTCCTCGCCTGCCCCGTCCACGGCTTCGCATACGCTCGCTGTCATGCCCCAGCGCCCCATCGGCACCGCGACCCGCGGGACCACCAACCCCAACCGGCTGCGCCGCATGGACCGCTGGATCGCCGCCACCCACGGCCCCGCCCTGCGCCGCAGCGACTCCCCCGTCGCGGTCGACCTCGGCTACGGCGCGGCCCCGTGGACCGCCGTCGAGCTGCTGGAACGGCTGCGCACCGCCGAACCGCGCACCACGGTCGCCGGCATCGAGATCGACCCGGAACGGGTGGCCGCGGCGAAACCGTACGAGCGCGAGGGCCTCACCTTCGTCCACGGCGGCTTCGAGATCCCCCTGCCCGGCCGGCCCGCCCTCATCCGGGCGGCCAACGTGCTGCGCCAGTACGACGAGGCGGAGGTCGCCGCGGTCTGGCAGCGGCTGTGCGCACGGCTCGCCCCGGACGGACTCCTCGTCGAGGGCACCTGCGACGAGATCGGGCGCAGGCACGTCTGGGTGACCCTCGGTCCCGAGGGGCCCCGCACGGTCACCTTCGCGACCCGCCTGGGCTCCCTGGACCGCCCCTCGGACCTCGCCGAACGCCTCCCGAAGGCCCTGATCCACCGCAATGTGCCCGGCGAACCGGTCCACGCCTTCCTGCGGGACCTCGACCGGGCGTGGGCGGCCGCCGCCCCGTACGCCTCGCTGGGCGCGCGGCAGCGCTGGATCACGGCGGTGCGGTCGGTCTCCGCCGACTGGCCGCTGGCGGACGGGGTGCGGCGGTGGCGGCAGGGTGAAGTCACGGTGCAGTGGTCGGCTCTGCGGCCCAACACACGCTGAACGGAACCCGAAGGAGTGACAGATCCGGCCACTCCGGGAACCCGGACGGGGCGCCGTTCGTGTGAGTATCGGCGGGTGTCCGCCCCGGTTGGGGTCTGCCTCTGTTGCTTTACGGGACGACATGGCACGATCGCGACGTTGCCTGAACGTTACTGACGGTAAGTCAGATGTCCGCCATCCGACGGTCCGTACCTTTACTGCTTCCTGTCCGGAGGGGTAGCTCGTGAACCGACGCCACTGTGCCGCTGCCGCGATCACACTGGTCTGCGCGCTGGCTGTACTGGCCGCGCCGGTACAGGCCATGGCCGCGCCCGTGCCCGAGCCCTCCGCCACCGCCCCTGCGACCGTCCCGGCGACGGGGAAGAAGACCCTCGAAGAGGTGCGCGAGGAGATCGACACCCTGTACCGCAAGGCCGGAGCGGCCACGGACGCGTACAACCTCGCCGAGGAGCAGGCGAAGAAGCAGTCCGGCGAGATCGTGCAGCTCGCCAAGGCGATCGCCGACGGCCAGGCGCGGATCGCCGAGCTGAAGAACACGGCAGGCGCCCAGGCCCGCGAGCAGTACCGCAACGGCGGACTGCCGCCGGGCGCGCAGCTGGTGCTCACCGATGACCCGCGGCTCTTCCTCGACGGCGTGAACCAGGTCCGGCAGGGCCAGCAGGCCACCAAGAGCGTCCTCGCCCAACTCAAGCGGACGCAGGAGGACTTGGAGACGTACACGCAGGACGCGAGCATCAACTGGACGAAGCTCGAGTCCAACCGCGTCAAGCAGGCCAAGGCCAAGAAGAGCATAGACGCGCAGATCGCCACGGCGAAGAAGCTCGAATCACAGCTGGAGAAGAAGGAGCAGGCCCGGCTCCTCGAACTGGAGCAGCAGGCCGCGTCCACGGCGCAGGCCGCCTGGCTCTCCTCCGGCGCGCTGAAGGACATCAACCGCGAGGCGAGCGCGAGCGGCAGGCAGGCCATCGCCTTCGCGACCGCCCAGATCGGCAAGCCGTACGTGTGGGGGGCCGAGGGCCCCGGTTCGTACGACTGCTCGGGGCTGACCTCGCAGGCCTGGGCGGCGGCGAAGCGGCCGATCCCGCGGACCTCCCAGGAACAGTGGCGCCTGCTGCCGCGCATCGCCATCCGTGACATGCGCCCCGGCGACCTGATCATCTACCACAGCGACGCCAGCCACGTCGGGATGTACGTCGGCGACGGCGCGATCGTCCACGCGCCGAGGCCCGGCCGCAACGTCACACTGACGGGCGCCGGCTCCATGGCCATACTCGGCGTGGTCCGCCCCGACAAGTAGCCGACCGGGCGCAGGCCGCCCACCCCCCGCGGCGCGTGATGTTTGTCATGGCTCCCATGTCCGTTTCGCACACGCTCATCACGCCGGATCCGTGACAGGACGCGGCTTATGGCCGCGCATATGACAGTGGCCGATCTTCGAACGCCATTCCTTTCCCCCGCCGCGGACCGCTATCGTCCCGGTCTGGCGGGTCGTCGATCGTCGTCCCGCCGCGCCCTCGGGGGGAGGGAAGGAAACCCGAACCGATGCCCGTACCCGTACCGCAGCAGCGCGCTGTTCCCGCTGCGGAGACCACCCATGGCGCCGACCTCACCCTCCTGGTGATCGAGGACGACCCTGCGGGCACCTTCACCGTCCCCGAGCTGCCGTCCGCCGCCGGGACCCGGGTCCGCGTCCGTACCGCCCGCAACCTCACCGAGGCGGGGCGGCTCCTCACCGACGACGTCGACTGCATCCTGCTCGACCTCGACCTGGCCCTGCCGACCGGAGCACGCGCCGACGCCTCCGCGCACCCGGACGAGCTCGCCACCCTCAAGCACATCCTGCGC includes these proteins:
- the mshA gene encoding D-inositol-3-phosphate glycosyltransferase, whose product is MSQYVSRLGNSRVAPRIRFPGGFSGGHRKPRRVAMLSVHTSPLHQPGTGDAGGMNVYIVELAKRLAAINVEVEIFTRATTGALPPSVELAPGVLVRHVDAGPYEGLAKEELPAQLCAFTHGVMQAWAGQRPGHYDLVHSHYWLSGQVGWLAAQRWGVPLVHAMHTMAKVKNAALAEGDTPEPAARVIGETQIVNASDRLIANTAEEADELVRFYEADPASVAVVHPGVNLDRFSPADGRAAARARLGLPQDALVPLFAGRIQPLKAPDVLLRAVAVLLEREPSLRSRIVVPVVGGPSGSGLAKPEGLQKLAARLGIADVVRFHPPVGQDQLADWFRAASVLVMPSYSESFGLVAIEAQASGTPVIAAAVGGLPVAVRDEVSGFLIPGHDPDAYARALGRFAESPELVGRMGAAAAAHAQSFGWDTAASATADVYTAAMYEHRRRARTHHG
- a CDS encoding C40 family peptidase encodes the protein MNRRHCAAAAITLVCALAVLAAPVQAMAAPVPEPSATAPATVPATGKKTLEEVREEIDTLYRKAGAATDAYNLAEEQAKKQSGEIVQLAKAIADGQARIAELKNTAGAQAREQYRNGGLPPGAQLVLTDDPRLFLDGVNQVRQGQQATKSVLAQLKRTQEDLETYTQDASINWTKLESNRVKQAKAKKSIDAQIATAKKLESQLEKKEQARLLELEQQAASTAQAAWLSSGALKDINREASASGRQAIAFATAQIGKPYVWGAEGPGSYDCSGLTSQAWAAAKRPIPRTSQEQWRLLPRIAIRDMRPGDLIIYHSDASHVGMYVGDGAIVHAPRPGRNVTLTGAGSMAILGVVRPDK
- a CDS encoding class I SAM-dependent methyltransferase; this translates as MPQRPIGTATRGTTNPNRLRRMDRWIAATHGPALRRSDSPVAVDLGYGAAPWTAVELLERLRTAEPRTTVAGIEIDPERVAAAKPYEREGLTFVHGGFEIPLPGRPALIRAANVLRQYDEAEVAAVWQRLCARLAPDGLLVEGTCDEIGRRHVWVTLGPEGPRTVTFATRLGSLDRPSDLAERLPKALIHRNVPGEPVHAFLRDLDRAWAAAAPYASLGARQRWITAVRSVSADWPLADGVRRWRQGEVTVQWSALRPNTR